Within Corvus moneduloides isolate bCorMon1 chromosome 23, bCorMon1.pri, whole genome shotgun sequence, the genomic segment CAGTGAGGCCCCTTTTTTTGGGTCTTGGCTCCTTAAGGTTTGTCCAGGGGGGAGAAGAATCCAGAGTATCAGACTGTGAGGCTTGACAGTGTTCACCAGTCGTGGTGAGAGGTGCAACAagctcctctggcacagcaggcAGTGCCTCAGAGAGgatctgcagagcagctcaggtgcTTTTTGTTCCCGTTCAGTCCCAGCGCTTTCCCAGGCAGCAGAGTTGAAGGATAATTAATGCTTTTTGATACTGTGATTTGCCATTgagcctgctgtgctgcagggtgtTCTTTAGAGTAGGCTAATGTTTGTCCTCTTCCAAAAACTGCTCTGTCACGCTGGTTTGGGGACAGCCAAGGAGATGTTTGCATCCAGGAGCTGTGGACCTCGTTGATGTGACAGGTTGTAATAAATGCTTTAGTGGAGCTGATGGGAGACAGCTTGAATCTGTCCCACGGAAGACAGATGCAAGGCAGTAATTCTACATCTGactttaaaaatggtttttaaataTCCCCAGAGTGGTGATCCATGTTTCTATTTATAAGGGCCTAAAGCAGTAATCTGGCTGCAGATGCTGCCTGATGTGCCAGCTGTTACTGTTAATATAATCCACTTTTTATCCTCTTAACATGCTCACGGTTGCATCACTATTTTCAAAGAATTCCTCACAGTTGGAAAGGTACTTTTTAGGGAGTGACTTAAAGGAATAACCCCCAAAACTGCCGACGTGACACAGTGGGTTCCCAGCTTTTGCTGTGCACGGGAACAGTCTCCAGTCCCCAGGGAATAATGCAATGCCAGCACACACGGATGTAACTTGCAGTGTCCCTAAAAATCCTCCGTTTAaacctggaggaggaggaatccCTGGAGGCTGTGGGGTGACAGGCGGtggcagggatgctcctgccagggccacccaggttcctgtcacagcagaggcagagccacACGTGCATTGACAGCCTGTGTTGCTGTTGTGACCCGCTGGACACGCAGAGAtgagctgctgttcctgggctgctgctttacactcattatttataaattacttGACGTTCCCACAGCGCTGGGCACTTACTGCTTCCTCTTGGCATCCCAGCAGCGTTGCCACTGAACAAAGACAGGCCATAAATAATGCTGCGAGGAGCTGACTGGAGCTCTTGGCTGCCCACCCTGCAACAAATCCTGTCTTGTCTTCTGTTCAAGCCAGGAGAGCAtgtgccagcccctgctccggctaggaggcagctgggggtgacacaggggtgacacaggggtgtGAGTGCCCCTCCTTGTCCTTGCAGACAGCATGGGCAGCTCCACGTACCGTCCCCCGGCCCGCACCATGGAGGTGGTGATCAACAAGTACGTGGTGAAGCTCAAGTACTGCTACACCTGCAAGATGTTCCGGCCCCCGCGCACCTCCCACTGCAGCGTCTGCGACAACTGCGTCGGTGAGGGGGCACGGGGCTGGGTGTGAGGGGAAATGTGGTCAATAATAggatatcctgagctggaaggggccCACAGGGATCATTGATCCAGctcttggccctgcacagacaccccaacaatcccagcctgggcatccctggcagcgctgtccaaacgctcctggagctctggcagcctcggggccgtgcccattccctggggagcctgggcagtgcccagcagcctctgggggaagaagtttttcccaatatccagcctgaccctctcttgacccagctccagccattctctcaggtcctgtcactgatcCTGTCACTTGTGTTCCTGGACAGATTTTTGCTTCTCCTGAAGAATTATAAAAGAAGATACTGGGTGGGCTGTCTCCTTTGCATTTAAATTCAAAGCAGCACCAGTGCAGTGGCTCAGGGCAAGGGGCAGCACATCCAAGACTCCATGGCTCTCTTTTCCCCAGTTATGGGAGGAGGGTTCTGGAAAATGCAGTTCCACAAGCACGAGGTTTGCAGCGGGCTCCTCGATGCGTGTggcctggctgtccccaggctggtACAGACACCACGGAAACTCTGTGCCTCTGGACTCGAGGTGGAGGGGGAAGATGGGTTTGCAGCTCCTCATTCTGGGAGGCTGAGTAGAGTCTGCTCTGTGTTGGGTGCGAGGTGGCAGGAGCCCCCCTCACCACAAGCCTTCGTTCCAGAGAGATTCGATCACCACTGCCCCTGGGTGGGCAACTGCGTGGGGAAGCGCAACTACCGCTACTTCTACGCcttcatcctgtccctgtccttcctcaCCGCCTTCATCTTCGCCTGTGTCGTCACCCACCTCACCCTGCGTAAGTCCCCGGCCTGGAGGGGCTGtggtgctcccagcacagctctgggtcACTGCTCCTGTGGGACACAGCACGGCAAGGGTCTGGGTGGGTCACAGCAGGTGAGGGATTAAAGGGTCCCAGACATGAGGGAGCCCCTGATCCAGCTGCATCTCGCTGCAGAGGGACTttgggggctggggatgggatTTTCTTGCCCAGAGCAGATGAGCTGGTGGTGCATCCACCCTTCCCCTGGCAGGGAAGGTGACTTTCCCACCACCCCCAAAGCTCCCGGAGCCGTATCCGTGCACTGACGTTTCTGCAGCGTTCCAGACTGCAGATGTTCCTCAGGCACATCCTCAGACACATCCACACGGCCCACGGGGGTGGAGTTCTGGCTGGAGGGGCAGGGCTGCCTGCTGGCATGCCGTTCCTTGTTGTATTTTGCTTTGCAGGCTCTCAGAGGGATGGGTTCCTGGCCACTCTGAAGACAACCCCTGCGAGATATccttctgctggcagcagctgctcggGGTGCCCAGCACCACTAATCACTAACAGAGAGGGGCCAGGAGCTCTTTGCAGGTCACCCTGGTGTCCTTTCCTCAAATTAATTTAGCCCCCTGGCTACCTGGGACTAAGGGTGGGTGACAAAGTTGTTTCCCAGTTCGCAAGTTgaggtgaaaaaggaagagctggagcaggctgtgccttgGTGGATCCCTGCGGACCAGCTCGGGGAACGGGAAGCTTGCCCAAACCTCACCAAACAgtcctctgcctctccttgcAGGATGATTTTGTTCCTTGAGACTTCCTTgacttttgttttcactgtgctggagctggtgatttgttttttctcagtctGGTCTATTCTGGGCCTCTCAGGTTTTCACACTTATTTAGTCGCCTCCAACCTGACGACGAATGAAGATGTAAGTACCTGGGTGCttgtcctgctgccaggctgtccATGGCCCATCCTGAGCAGGTTTTCAGGGAACTCTTGGCTTCCTCAGTGCAGTGTTTCACTGCCTGTGACAGCCCAGTGCAGAGCAAACTGcctgtgcccacagctgcaCTTCCAGGTGGCTGAGTTAGAACCATCACGTGTGTGTTTTTTCCAGTCTGTTTGTGGCCTTGCTTAAAATTAGGAGTTCTGAGATTAAAAAGCCCAGAGGTGTATTTGGGTGTGAGCTTGGTGATCTGAATTCAGCATCCCGTGTAACCACGGGTTTCCTCTGGGACCCTGGGCCAGTCCCTTTGTGTCTGGCAGTTCCTCATCTCTAATAAGCAAATGATGCACAGACATCTGATGAGATTTACCTTCAAATCTGGGGTGTGCACAGACTCCAAAGACCAAATGAGTGCCCCGAGTGGGGCAGATTGTATGAAGAAGCAGGATCTGTCTGATCCTTGGAATCAAAATTCACCCTTCAGGCCAGAAGTACCTGTAATCCTTGCTGGGatcttccagcactgcagaagaCATGTTtgcatcctttttcttttttgccttttcccctttcccctccacCTTACATCCAGAGGTGTGGCAGAactgctcagggctgtgtgAGTGAAGCTCAGTTTGTACCCCAGCACTGAGACCACCAGTGGCCCGTTGCCTCTCTGGCCTGGTTGCCCATGGCTCCagccttctgctgcagctggggagaggaagTAAAACAAGAGGAGGAAATGTGCTGGTAAATGCTGGTAATGGTTCAGTGCAGCCCGGGCCAGGTGTGGCAGCTGCCCACCCGCCTGTGCCACACGTGGTTTCAAAAGCAGAGCCcgggcagctgctgggctggggacagaggagcCTCTGGGCTGGGAATCCCCTCGCTGTTTGTTCAGCCTGAGGGACCCAGGAGGGACCACGAGCTGCTCTGATGGGCTGCCAGCCTCGGAGAGCAcgaggggaggaggaggacgggGCTGGTGTGTGGTGACAGTGGTGGCAGTGACACGTTGCTGTGCAGCACTTGGAGGGCACAGCTTGGGGGCTCCCAACCTCCCACCCCTGCAGCAAGGATCCATTACCATGTCACTGCCTGCTCTCGCATCCTTCCCCTCCTAACCTGTGTCCATCCCTTTCAGATCAAAGGGTCCTGGTCAAACAAGAGGGGCTCGGAGTTTGCCAATCCCTACAGCCATAAAAGCATCCTCACAaactgctgtgcagtgctgtgtggaCCGTTCCATCCCAGGTAAGAGACCTCCAGGCACTGGGAATTGCATCCTGCTGTGGGAGGGGGGCCTTGGGAAGGACAGATCTGTCGTGGTCCACGTCAGCACAAACACATGTGCTCTGATGGTGAGGAGGAGAGCTTCCCACTCTGCAGAGAAAGGCTGGAGATGGATGAGTAGGAGATGAGCTGTGTTGGAACGTGATGAGTTTGGGGCACTTGTAGTTGTTTAACGGAACTTGGAGGTAAGACAAACCCTGCAGTTGGATGAGGGGAAGAACAGCACCAAAGGATTTGGCAGCAGATGGTCAATACCAGTACAGGCACTTCTGGTCCCCGTGGCCAgggttggaatgaggtgatctttgaggtccctttcaccccaaaccattccacgattctgtgattcttggcACATTTTTGCTCCTGTACTCTGAGGCTTGAGCCTCGTGGCAAACAGCCAAGGGAGATCCACACCAGGCAGGGCAGAGACCCTCAGGGCTTCACCAGCACTGAGGTCTCCAGGGATGCTCGGTATCCCCCGCCAAAGGCTCTTCCCTGGCTGCGAGTGTCCCTGAGCACAGGACAGCTGCAGCTTCGTCACAAGGTGGTGCAGTTGGCCAGAGtcaggccctgctctgctcctcgcTGGAGCTCAGCACCTGCCTTGGagctcccagcctgtcctgggaaTGTGGGGATCCCAGGAGGATCCAGTTTGGAGTCGTGAAGCAGCTCGGTGGTGCTAACTTGGTGTAACAGCAGCAGAGTAAAGCGTGGTTTGTATTTTATATCTGACCCTGCTCCCTGAAGTGTCCCCAGGCTTTTTGTTGGGTTCAGAGGTGCCAAAATGCGGTGCTGCCATTCCAAGCTGGTCAATCTGTGCATtcagggagccaggctgggaggctgtggggagaACAGTGTTTTATTCCAGTTTGTTCCTCTTTAATGTTGGTTTCATGTTGTGAAGCCCTTTGGCCAGTTCCCCTTTGAGTCTGTGGTGGCCCAGAGCTCCCTGTGGCTCGGGCTGGCCTGTGGCTTGTAAGACAGGTGGGCGGCTCATGGGATGGGCCTGTGGCTCATGGGACGGGCCTGTGGCTCTTGCTGGGCAGGAGCCCCATGCTCCAGcatcctgcctgtgctgtgctcagcagctcccaggagagtCTTCCCTGTGACCTGTGAGCTCCCAGTTCCAGTCTTTGTTCCCTGaactccttttcccttcctgttttCCAGTTTGATAGACAGAAGAGGATTTATCCAGCCAGATATCGGGACCCCGTCCAGTCCCAAGAGCGAAATCCCTTCCTTTGGAGCCAAAACTGACACCAGCATGGTAGGAGGCATTCCCTAGCAGTGCTGTGATGTTCCCAGTGCCTGCTGTGCCTGCACCTTGCTCCAGCCAGTTCCTTCCCCTGTCACGTCCCCGGCCTCAggagggacagccctgggaccCAGAGCTGCCAAGGACTCGAGCCATGTGTTGCcttctttttttacatttatttattactttttgtttatttgtttcacTGTGACGTGGCCTGTCAGGGGGTTTGCCTGAAAGAGCCCGACAGCTCATGGGACCCTTGGACTGGTGCTGGAAGCAGGGGgatccctggggagcccccaggCCCCTGAGCTCCAGGGGATCTCTGTGAATCCTGCTGGGAATCATGAGGTGGGCCAAGGTGGGAGGTGGGCACTGTGTCCCTGTTGTCTGCATGAACacatcctgctccctgtgcccacctggAAGGGCTGCTCTGTctctcaggctggagcagcttccCCTCTCCAGAAGCTGCTGTGCCTTGGTCAGTTGGGCTGTCCAGCTGGGAGGACtctggctcccagcagagctggggcaggtgaGGCTGTCCTGGGTGATCCCTGCTGGTCCCGTTTCTGGCTGGTTGCTGGGGGGGGCTGTGTTTTGGCCCTGCCAGTTGGTCAGACACGTTCTGCAGCAAGGACACAAGTCGGGGACCCCTCCTCTAATGGGGAAGAAGAAACACTCTGTGCTCTGTGACTCTCCTGAGATGCAGGTCACAGCTACAGGGGTCAGGTTTGGGAACTGGAGCTTCCCTGGGTTGTGCCCGGACTTCAGGAGACCAAAAGGCAACGGAAAAGTGTGTGAATTCCTGAGGGTCACACCCTTCCCAGGTGGAGTTTCACAGAGGAAGCAGCGAGAGGGTGCTGGTCTCCAATAAGCTCATGGTGTGCTCTTGGTTTGGGTCTCTGAACAGCagagtgtccccagggctgtccccagtgccctgggagccattccagctgctcacccatgagcacccagccagccagctctgtgtccctgggGCGAAGGGAGAGTCACAAACCTTGTAGCAATACTTGAATCGTGTTATTAAAAGCTGCTGGATATTTTTGCACAATTTGTAGGACTTTTTTTCTACGTAGAACGTTTTCTATCCTGCGCAGGGAGCGTTGTGCACGTTGGCACCAGGGCAGAGGCTCACAGTGCCGAGCTGCTG encodes:
- the ZDHHC18 gene encoding palmitoyltransferase ZDHHC18 isoform X1; translation: MKDCEYRQIPPGAAATPGPGPGGSPPPAAAVPPRAGAARRPRRKWEVFPGRNRFYCGGRLMLARHSGVFALTLGLILATSGLFFAFDCPFLASHLTLAIPIIAAVLFFFVISCLLQTSFRDPGILPRATPSEAADLEKRIDSMGSSTYRPPARTMEVVINKYVVKLKYCYTCKMFRPPRTSHCSVCDNCVERFDHHCPWVGNCVGKRNYRYFYAFILSLSFLTAFIFACVVTHLTLRSQRDGFLATLKTTPARYPSAGSSCSGCPAPLITNREGPGALCRMILFLETSLTFVFTVLELVICFFSVWSILGLSGFHTYLVASNLTTNEDIKGSWSNKRGSEFANPYSHKSILTNCCAVLCGPFHPSLIDRRGFIQPDIGTPSSPKSEIPSFGAKTDTSMEDACQDFAISCTA
- the ZDHHC18 gene encoding palmitoyltransferase ZDHHC18 isoform X2; the encoded protein is MKDCEYRQIPPGAAATPGPGPGGSPPPAAAVPPRAGAARRPRRKWEVFPGRNRFYCGGRLMLARHSGVFALTLGLILATSGLFFAFDCPFLASHLTLAIPIIAAVLFFFVISCLLQTSFRDPGILPRATPSEAADLEKRIDSMGSSTYRPPARTMEVVINKYVVKLKYCYTCKMFRPPRTSHCSVCDNCVERFDHHCPWVGNCVGKRNYRYFYAFILSLSFLTAFIFACVVTHLTLRSQRDGFLATLKTTPASVLELVICFFSVWSILGLSGFHTYLVASNLTTNEDIKGSWSNKRGSEFANPYSHKSILTNCCAVLCGPFHPSLIDRRGFIQPDIGTPSSPKSEIPSFGAKTDTSMEDACQDFAISCTA
- the ZDHHC18 gene encoding palmitoyltransferase ZDHHC18 isoform X3 gives rise to the protein MKDCEYRQIPPGAAATPGPGPGGSPPPAAAVPPRAGAARRPRRKWEVFPGRNRFYCGGRLMLARHSGVFALTLGLILATSGLFFAFDCPFLASHLTLAIPIIAAVLFFFVISCLLQTSFRDPGILPRATPSEAADLEKRIDSMGSSTYRPPARTMEVVINKYVVKLKYCYTCKMFRPPRTSHCSVCDNCVERFDHHCPWVGNCVGKRNYRYFYAFILSLSFLTAFIFACVVTHLTLRSQRDGFLATLKTTPASVLELVICFFSVWSILGLSGFHTYLVASNLTTNEDIKGSWSNKRGSEFANPYSHKSILTNCCAVLCGPFHPSLIDRRGFIQPDIGTPSSPKSEIPSFGAKTDTSMVGGIP